The following proteins are co-located in the Manihot esculenta cultivar AM560-2 chromosome 9, M.esculenta_v8, whole genome shotgun sequence genome:
- the LOC110607640 gene encoding putative phytosulfokines 6 — MKQNSLVLLIFLSFLLLSSTSARILPPKQVGKERRGHGITQLPGTSFTEKKDDVSHLMGSEVDECVEGDEECFQRRMVAEAHLDYIYTQHHNKP, encoded by the exons ATGAAGCAAAACTCTCTTGTGTTGCTCATCTTCCtcagttttcttcttctttcctcgactTCTGCTCGTATCCTACCACCTAAACAAG TTGGAAAAGAGAGAAGGGGTCATGGGATTACTCAGTTACCAGGAACTTCATTCACAGAGAAAAAGGATGATGTTTCCCAT cTCATGGGGTCAGAGGTAGATGAATGTgtagaaggagatgaagaatgCTTCCAAAGAAGGATGGTAGCAGAGGCTCACTTGGATTACATCTACACCCAACACCATAACAAGCCATAA